Proteins encoded within one genomic window of Gadus chalcogrammus isolate NIFS_2021 chromosome 6, NIFS_Gcha_1.0, whole genome shotgun sequence:
- the ptger4a gene encoding prostaglandin E receptor 4 (subtype EP4) a encodes MSGPDLQQVITMSNHSMTGRTMVPTIPSIMFIFGVVGNLIAIVVLCKSRKEQKETTFYTLVCGLAVTDLLGTLLASPVTIATYVKGSWPGGDALCQYFGFTMLFFSLAGLSIICAMSIERYIAINHAYFYNDYVDQRLAGITLVAIYFSNAFFCALPGMGFGQIKKQYPQTWCFIEWRSNVTSDAAYTYTYAGFSSVLILATVICNVLVCGALIRMHRRFVRRMSLGTDIARNVSVDPRRRSRSFGRTAGVEIQMVILLIGTSVVVLICSIPLVAQVFLNQLYKTPVELKLDRNPDLRAIRFASFNPILDPWIYILLRKAVLRKLMEKIKCLFCKMGAHAGQQRRRHGNFHCIDAHQLSSVLSSRDSHSLVSTRELQTDTTGGGGGGDPLVFLYLPGGSEGFAGSSHLSEVSRSRSASRDASPRNSRCSLPSAGGGDGGVVHGGKEGTDPVESLRAALIVLRSRPKDQSLQVLLDNAAVDEKCI; translated from the exons ATGAGTGGTCCTGATCTACAACAAGTCATCACAATGAGCAACCACTCCATGACAGGTAGGACCATGGTGCCCACCATACCATCCATCATGTTTATCTTCGGTGTGGTTGGCAATCTTATTGCTATAGTGGTCTTGTGCAAATCACGAAAAGAACAGAAAGAGACCACGTTTTACACCCTGGTTTGTGGCTTGGCGGTGACCGATCTACTAGGGACCCTTCTGGCCAGTCCGGTCACTATCGCCACTTATGTCAAGGGGTCCTGGCCGGGGGGTGACGCGCTCTGCCAGTATTTTGGATTTACCATGCTCTTCTTCTCGCTGGCGGGACTCAGCATCATATGTGCAATGTCGATAGAAAGATACATCGCCATCAACCACGCTTATTTCTACAACGACTACGTTGACCAGAGACTGGCGGGGATTACACTTGTTGCGATCTACTTTTCCAATGCATTTTTCTGCGCGCTGCCAGGCATGGGGTTCGGAcaaataaaaaagcaataccCTCAAACCTGGTGCTTCATAGAGTGGCGGAGCAACGTGACCAGCGACGCCGCCTATACCTACACCTACGCCGGGTTCAGCTCCGTTCTGATTCTCGCCACCGTCATCTGTAACGTGTTGGTGTGCGGGGCGCTGATTCGGATGCACCGGCGCTTCGTCCGCCGGATGTCCCTAGGGACCGACATTGCACGGAATGTATCGGTCGACCCAAGGAGGAGAAGCCGCAGCTTCGGACGCACGGCAGGTGTAGAAATTCAGATGGTTATTCTGCTTATAGGAACctcggtggtggtgctgatctGCTCGATTCCACTAGTT GCGCAGGTGTTCCTGAACCAGCTGTACAAGACCCCCGTGGAGCTGAAGCTCGACCGGAACCCGGACCTGCGCGCCATCCGCTTCGCCTCCTTCAACCCCATCCTTGACCCCTGGATCTACATCCTGCTGCGCAAGGCCGTGCTCCGCAAGCTCATGGAGAAGATCAAGTGCCTCTTCTGCAAGATGGGCGCGCACGCCGgccagcagcggcggcggcacgGCAACTTCCACTGCATCGACGCCCACCAGCTCTCCTCGGTCCTCTCCAGCCGGGACTCCCACTCGCTGGTGTCCACCCGGGAACTCCAGACCGACAccaccggcggcggcggcggcggcgacccTCTGGTGTTCCTGTACCTGccgggagggagcgaggggttCGCGGGGAGCAGTCACCTCAGCGAGGTCTCCCGCTCCCGAAGCGCCTCGCGGGACGCGTCGCCCAGGAATTCCCGGTGTTCACTTCCGTCGGCCGGGGGCGGCGACGGCGGGGTGGTCCACGGCGGAAAGGAAGGGACGGACCCCGTGGAGAGCCTCAGAGCGGCCCTGATCGTCCTGCGGTCGCGGCCCAAGGACCAGTCGCTGCAGGTGTTGCTGGACAACGCCGCGGTGGACGAGAAGTGCATCTGA